The Palleronia sp. THAF1 genome window below encodes:
- the purE gene encoding 5-(carboxyamino)imidazole ribonucleotide mutase — protein sequence MPDVGIIMGSQSDWPTLREAATILDELGVSYEARIVSAHRTPDRLYDYGRGAVDAGLKVIIAGAGGAAHLPGMMASKTRVPVIGVPVQTKALSGVDSLYSIVQMPKGYPVATMAIGAAGAANAGLMAAQMLAMTDPALASRVDAWRASLTASIPEVPSDD from the coding sequence ATGCCGGATGTCGGTATCATCATGGGAAGTCAGTCCGATTGGCCCACGCTGCGCGAAGCGGCGACCATTCTTGATGAACTTGGCGTGTCTTATGAAGCGCGCATCGTCTCGGCCCATCGCACACCGGATCGTCTGTATGATTATGGGCGTGGCGCAGTCGATGCGGGCCTGAAGGTCATCATCGCAGGCGCAGGGGGTGCCGCCCATTTGCCGGGCATGATGGCATCCAAGACTCGCGTGCCGGTGATCGGCGTGCCGGTTCAGACCAAGGCGCTGTCGGGCGTCGATTCGCTCTACTCCATCGTGCAGATGCCCAAGGGCTATCCGGTCGCGACCATGGCCATCGGCGCGGCAGGGGCTGCGAACGCCGGGTTGATGGCGGCGCAGATGCTGGCAATGACGGACCCCGCGCTGGCCTCACGCGTCGATGCGTGGCGCGCGTCCCTCACCGCGTCGATCCCAGAGGTGCCTTCGGATGACTGA
- a CDS encoding DUF465 domain-containing protein gives MDEAQMLQVKLQLLKAEHADLDAAVRAIHESGRGDMLTLQRLKRKKLMLKDRIADIEDRLLPDIIA, from the coding sequence ATGGACGAGGCGCAGATGCTGCAGGTCAAGCTGCAGCTCCTGAAGGCCGAGCATGCCGATCTGGATGCGGCCGTGCGCGCGATCCACGAGTCGGGGCGCGGCGACATGCTGACCCTGCAGCGGCTGAAGCGGAAGAAGCTGATGCTGAAGGATCGCATCGCCGATATCGAAGACCGGCTGCTGCCTGACATAATAGCCTAG
- a CDS encoding Hsp20 family protein, which translates to MTKMALGTHPFLLGFDELERLVERTAKSDAGGYPPYNIEQTDQNAYRITLAVAGFAEDDLSITVEDQQLVVRGRISDTGEQRVFLHRGIAARQFQRTFVLADGVDVTGARIENGLLHVDLTKAQPDTVVRTIRITKGET; encoded by the coding sequence ATGACGAAAATGGCTTTGGGAACCCATCCGTTCCTGCTGGGCTTCGATGAGCTTGAACGGCTGGTCGAACGCACCGCGAAATCCGACGCGGGCGGATACCCCCCGTACAATATCGAACAGACCGATCAGAACGCCTACCGCATCACGCTTGCGGTTGCTGGTTTCGCCGAAGACGACCTGTCGATCACGGTCGAGGATCAGCAACTCGTCGTGCGCGGTCGCATCTCTGACACCGGCGAACAGCGCGTGTTCCTGCACCGCGGCATTGCAGCGCGGCAGTTCCAACGGACCTTCGTGCTGGCGGATGGCGTTGATGTAACAGGTGCAAGGATAGAGAACGGCTTGCTGCACGTCGATCTGACCAAAGCGCAGCCCGACACGGTCGTCCGAACGATCCGCATCACGAAAGGTGAGACATAA
- a CDS encoding DUF1150 family protein, with product MNESFENIIETPENIVYVRPVALDDLPDEIREQVDGMTELYAVHNGAGERLALVKDRDLAFTVARQNDMAPVSVH from the coding sequence ATGAACGAGAGCTTCGAAAATATCATCGAGACGCCCGAAAACATCGTCTACGTGCGCCCCGTCGCGTTGGACGATCTGCCAGACGAAATTCGCGAACAGGTCGACGGGATGACCGAACTTTACGCCGTGCATAATGGCGCGGGTGAGCGCTTGGCGCTGGTCAAGGACCGCGATCTGGCCTTCACCGTCGCGCGCCAGAACGACATGGCGCCGGTTTCAGTACACTGA
- a CDS encoding TIGR01459 family HAD-type hydrolase — protein sequence MTQIVHSLSEISEQYDALFCDLWGCVHDGIKALPEAVAALQAFRAKGGMVVLLTNAPRPRADVAEQIAKFGVPDDAWDTIATSGDAARVALFTGALGQKVYHIGEPRDQGFFEPLNLVENPVAIEQVPLSQAEGIVCTGPFDPKANPDVLRPQLLEAKTRGLTMLNANPDMVVDRGDSREWCGGAVAQLYEQMGGAVLAFGKPHPPVYDMARRRLAEAGAASIPDERILAIGDGILTDVKGALLEKLDVLFVTGGLAAAETNVDGEPQPERLDAFLGREGFDPNYTIGMLR from the coding sequence ATGACCCAGATCGTTCACTCTCTCTCCGAAATCTCCGAACAGTATGACGCCTTGTTCTGCGATCTGTGGGGCTGCGTGCATGACGGTATAAAAGCGCTGCCAGAAGCGGTTGCCGCACTGCAAGCGTTCCGCGCCAAGGGCGGTATGGTTGTTCTGTTGACCAACGCGCCCCGCCCGCGCGCAGACGTGGCCGAGCAGATTGCGAAGTTCGGCGTGCCGGATGACGCATGGGACACAATCGCGACATCAGGTGATGCGGCGCGCGTGGCCTTGTTCACCGGCGCCCTGGGGCAAAAGGTCTATCACATCGGCGAGCCGCGCGATCAGGGCTTCTTCGAGCCGTTGAACCTTGTCGAGAACCCCGTTGCCATCGAACAGGTGCCGCTCTCGCAGGCTGAGGGCATCGTGTGTACCGGCCCCTTCGATCCCAAAGCCAACCCCGACGTGCTGCGCCCGCAACTGCTGGAAGCAAAGACACGCGGGCTGACGATGCTGAACGCGAATCCCGATATGGTTGTGGATCGCGGTGACAGCCGGGAATGGTGCGGTGGCGCGGTGGCGCAACTGTATGAGCAGATGGGCGGCGCTGTGCTGGCCTTCGGCAAACCCCACCCCCCGGTCTACGACATGGCACGGCGACGGTTGGCGGAAGCGGGCGCGGCCTCTATCCCCGACGAACGCATCCTTGCCATCGGTGACGGCATCCTGACGGATGTGAAGGGCGCATTGCTGGAAAAACTGGACGTGCTCTTCGTGACTGGTGGATTGGCGGCGGCTGAAACGAACGTCGATGGCGAGCCCCAGCCCGAGCGATTGGACGCATTCCTTGGCAGAGAGGGCTTCGATCCGAACTACACCATCGGAATGCTGCGCTAG
- a CDS encoding MaoC family dehydratase has translation MLDTTTSTGPIFIEDLTVGLTRHIEKTIIDRDIELFAEVSEDRNPVHLNEAYAQSTMFQGRIAHGMLTAALISAVIGEQLPGHGTVYLRQSMAFLAPVRPGDTVRAEVEVKAIDMKRRRVTLDTRCLVGETRVLHGEATVLAPSRTG, from the coding sequence ATGCTCGATACAACCACGTCCACCGGCCCGATTTTCATCGAAGATCTGACCGTCGGCCTGACTCGCCACATCGAGAAAACGATCATCGACCGCGATATCGAGCTGTTCGCCGAGGTGTCCGAGGACCGCAATCCCGTTCACCTGAACGAAGCTTACGCCCAATCCACCATGTTTCAGGGCCGGATCGCCCATGGCATGCTGACCGCCGCATTGATCTCTGCCGTGATCGGGGAACAACTGCCCGGCCACGGCACCGTCTACCTGCGCCAGTCCATGGCATTCCTTGCCCCGGTCCGCCCCGGCGATACGGTGCGCGCGGAAGTCGAGGTGAAAGCGATCGACATGAAGCGTCGCCGCGTGACGTTGGATACCCGGTGTCTGGTCGGTGAAACCCGCGTGCTGCACGGCGAGGCCACGGTGCTCGCGCCATCACGCACCGGCTAA
- a CDS encoding bifunctional riboflavin kinase/FAD synthetase, whose product MRIFRSHTGLKPDARGAAAAIGNFDGVHLGHQAVLDHARAAADDLNAPLGVVTFEPHPRELFQPDAAPFRLMNAEAKAHRLERLGVDHLYELPFTTDLTALSPDAFAQDILAGGLGLSHVVVGQDFHFGAKRAGDAETLQLLGEKFGFGVTIATLVQDSGTEISSTRIRKALSDGDPRSAAAMLGHLHRIDGPVIHGEKRGRTLNYPTANMDLTGLHLPRFGVYAVTVDILDGPHKGQVKGVASLGVRPMFGENVPNLETFLFDFSGDLYGAHLSVGLVEFLRGEENFDSLDALIQQMDADSAQARKILA is encoded by the coding sequence ATGCGCATCTTCCGCAGTCATACCGGGCTGAAGCCCGACGCCCGCGGGGCCGCCGCCGCCATCGGCAACTTCGATGGCGTCCACCTTGGCCATCAAGCGGTGCTCGACCACGCCCGCGCCGCGGCCGATGATCTGAATGCGCCGCTGGGCGTCGTCACGTTCGAGCCGCATCCGCGTGAGCTGTTCCAACCCGACGCCGCGCCTTTCCGCCTGATGAACGCCGAAGCCAAGGCCCACCGGCTAGAGCGTCTCGGCGTCGATCATTTGTACGAATTGCCCTTCACGACCGACCTGACCGCCCTGTCCCCCGATGCCTTCGCGCAGGACATCTTGGCGGGTGGGCTGGGCCTGAGCCACGTCGTCGTTGGTCAGGACTTTCATTTCGGCGCGAAGCGCGCGGGCGATGCAGAGACGCTCCAGCTCTTGGGCGAGAAATTCGGCTTCGGCGTCACCATCGCGACGCTGGTCCAGGACAGCGGGACAGAGATCAGCTCGACCCGTATTCGCAAGGCGCTGAGCGATGGCGATCCCCGCTCCGCCGCGGCGATGCTGGGCCACCTGCACCGCATCGACGGGCCGGTGATTCACGGCGAGAAACGCGGGCGCACGTTGAACTACCCGACCGCCAATATGGACCTGACCGGCCTGCATCTGCCGCGATTCGGCGTCTACGCTGTGACGGTCGATATTTTGGACGGACCGCACAAGGGTCAGGTCAAGGGCGTCGCCTCACTTGGTGTCCGCCCGATGTTCGGAGAGAACGTGCCGAATCTGGAGACTTTCCTCTTCGATTTCTCCGGCGATCTTTACGGCGCGCACCTGTCCGTCGGGCTGGTGGAATTCCTGCGCGGAGAGGAAAACTTCGACAGCCTCGACGCGCTGATCCAGCAGATGGACGCCGACAGCGCGCAGGCTCGGAAGATCCTCGCATGA
- a CDS encoding YcgN family cysteine cluster protein, whose product MTDDPIRRQVGRPKFWERYPLDQLSNAEWEALCDGCGKCCLNKLEDEDTAEIALTRVACRLFDDDTCRCAQYEIRKQFVPECIVLTTETLPKIAYWLPQTCAYRLLHEGERLYPWHPLISGDPETVHEAGVSAIGITVPEFEVPEEEWEDYIIEEPT is encoded by the coding sequence ATGACCGATGATCCCATCCGCCGTCAGGTCGGCCGCCCGAAGTTCTGGGAACGCTACCCGCTCGACCAGCTATCCAACGCCGAGTGGGAGGCGCTGTGCGACGGCTGCGGCAAGTGCTGCCTGAACAAGCTGGAAGACGAAGACACCGCAGAGATCGCCCTGACCCGCGTGGCCTGCCGCCTGTTCGACGACGACACCTGCCGCTGCGCGCAGTACGAGATCCGCAAGCAGTTCGTGCCGGAATGCATCGTGCTGACCACCGAAACCCTACCCAAGATCGCCTATTGGCTGCCACAGACTTGCGCCTATCGTCTGCTGCATGAAGGCGAACGCCTGTACCCTTGGCATCCCCTGATTTCCGGCGATCCCGAAACGGTCCACGAGGCCGGCGTCTCGGCCATCGGTATCACGGTGCCGGAATTCGAGGTGCCGGAAGAGGAATGGGAAGACTACATTATCGAGGAGCCGACCTGA
- a CDS encoding threonine aldolase family protein, with the protein MFFASDNAGPAHPKVIEAVMRANDGYAMPYGAEDAMARVRGKLRDLLGMPNAAIYLVATGTATNALMLATMCKPFQTIFCSEVAHIEEDECGAPEFFTSGAKLTLVDAPQAKMTAEHLREAIDSTADGVVHGVQRGPVSITTVTERGTVYTLDEQKALVNVAREYGLPVHLDGARFANAVASLGCTAADMAQGFDAISFGATKNGCMGVEAAVFADPAHAWEFELRRKRGGHLFSKHRFLSAQMEAYLDGDLWLEMAQSANAACARLVAGLRNIKTVTLANDSEANMIYLTFPRAAHRRLKDAGAQFYSMGTMDGPDDEPVLARIVCDWSATAENADRFLRILEG; encoded by the coding sequence ATGTTCTTTGCCTCTGACAACGCCGGCCCCGCGCACCCCAAGGTGATCGAAGCCGTGATGCGCGCCAATGACGGCTACGCCATGCCCTACGGCGCCGAAGACGCGATGGCACGCGTGCGCGGCAAGCTGCGCGACCTGCTGGGGATGCCCAACGCCGCGATCTACCTAGTCGCCACCGGCACTGCGACGAACGCGCTGATGCTGGCCACCATGTGCAAGCCGTTCCAGACGATCTTCTGCTCCGAGGTTGCGCATATCGAAGAAGACGAGTGCGGCGCGCCGGAGTTCTTCACCTCTGGCGCCAAGCTGACATTGGTGGACGCGCCTCAGGCAAAGATGACGGCTGAGCACCTTCGCGAGGCAATCGACAGCACCGCCGATGGTGTCGTCCACGGCGTTCAACGGGGGCCGGTGTCGATCACCACCGTCACCGAGCGCGGCACGGTCTATACCTTGGACGAGCAGAAGGCGCTGGTGAACGTCGCGCGCGAATACGGCCTGCCCGTGCATCTGGACGGCGCACGGTTCGCCAACGCCGTCGCGTCGCTGGGCTGCACGGCGGCGGACATGGCGCAGGGCTTCGACGCGATCAGCTTCGGTGCCACAAAGAACGGCTGCATGGGGGTCGAAGCAGCCGTCTTCGCCGATCCCGCCCACGCGTGGGAGTTCGAGCTGCGGCGCAAGCGCGGCGGTCACCTGTTCTCCAAGCACCGCTTCCTATCGGCCCAGATGGAGGCCTATCTGGACGGCGACCTATGGCTGGAGATGGCGCAATCCGCCAACGCCGCCTGCGCTCGGCTGGTCGCGGGCTTGCGCAACATCAAGACGGTGACGCTCGCCAATGACAGTGAGGCGAACATGATCTACCTTACCTTCCCCCGTGCCGCACACCGCCGACTGAAGGACGCGGGCGCGCAGTTCTATTCTATGGGCACGATGGATGGACCGGACGACGAGCCGGTGCTGGCCCGAATCGTCTGCGACTGGTCGGCAACAGCAGAGAACGCGGACCGTTTCCTGCGCATCCTTGAAGGCTAG
- a CDS encoding alpha/beta fold hydrolase: MPTEVRGRIDTHWDEVGEGERVLMLHCSLALGRALMPLAKALGQGRAILPDLPGHGRSGDADADADYLGRAIAQAETFLDGPTDLIGHSLGGVVALGVAVRNPALVRSLTLIEPVLFAAAEGTDAHARYVEDHAPIMADIGGGNAVAATRAFMQIWGTGAPWDAMPEEMRAEMVKRIDLVRRSGPGLSQDKCGLLADGALEAVDAPVLLVRGAQTHPVIPAILDALEMRLPNATRTRIDGAGHMAPLTHAAQVAQAIKAPRA, translated from the coding sequence ATGCCGACAGAGGTACGCGGCAGGATCGACACTCACTGGGATGAGGTCGGCGAAGGCGAGCGGGTGCTGATGCTGCACTGCTCGCTGGCATTGGGCCGCGCGCTGATGCCCTTGGCAAAGGCGTTGGGGCAGGGGCGGGCGATCCTGCCCGACCTGCCGGGGCATGGGCGCAGCGGCGATGCGGATGCCGACGCGGATTATCTTGGCAGGGCCATCGCACAGGCAGAAACGTTCCTTGACGGTCCCACCGATCTGATTGGCCATTCGCTGGGCGGCGTCGTGGCGCTGGGCGTCGCGGTGCGAAATCCTGCGCTCGTCCGCAGCCTGACACTGATCGAGCCGGTTCTTTTCGCTGCGGCCGAGGGCACGGATGCCCATGCCCGGTATGTGGAAGATCACGCCCCTATCATGGCGGACATCGGTGGCGGAAACGCCGTGGCGGCAACGCGCGCCTTCATGCAGATCTGGGGCACCGGCGCACCGTGGGACGCGATGCCCGAAGAGATGCGCGCAGAGATGGTCAAGCGCATCGACCTGGTGCGGCGCAGTGGGCCGGGATTGTCGCAGGACAAATGCGGGCTCCTGGCCGATGGCGCGCTGGAAGCCGTCGACGCGCCCGTGCTGCTGGTGCGGGGCGCCCAGACGCATCCTGTGATCCCCGCGATCCTTGATGCGCTGGAAATGCGTCTGCCGAACGCCACGCGCACCCGGATCGATGGGGCTGGCCACATGGCGCCGCTGACCCATGCGGCTCAGGTGGCGCAGGCGATCAAAGCGCCGCGCGCCTAG